The following coding sequences lie in one Mycobacterium gordonae genomic window:
- a CDS encoding SDR family oxidoreductase, translating into MVAVADKVVVITGGRRGLGAALVDEVLARGARKVYSTATTSFTDGRTQVVTHELEVRDAESVGALARLAGDADIVINNAGILIPEPLLTGHFDHMAKTFDINVFGPLRVTRAFAPILAANGGGAVVNVHSVLSWLAGSGAYGASKAAIWSVTNSLRVELASQGTQVVGVHAGFIDTDMVSDIPMEKTTPAEVARRIVDGLEAGAAEVLIDDVTVNVKAALSGPVENLAFSMAQ; encoded by the coding sequence ATGGTCGCAGTAGCCGACAAGGTGGTTGTGATTACGGGAGGTCGACGCGGTCTGGGCGCGGCACTCGTCGACGAGGTTTTGGCCCGCGGGGCGCGGAAGGTCTACTCCACCGCCACAACCTCGTTCACCGATGGCCGAACGCAGGTGGTCACCCACGAACTCGAGGTCCGCGACGCCGAGTCGGTCGGCGCACTCGCCCGTCTGGCTGGTGACGCCGACATCGTGATCAACAACGCCGGCATCCTCATTCCCGAACCGCTGCTGACGGGACACTTCGACCACATGGCGAAAACCTTTGACATCAATGTCTTTGGGCCGCTGCGGGTGACCCGCGCATTCGCGCCGATCCTGGCAGCCAACGGCGGCGGAGCGGTGGTCAACGTGCATTCGGTGCTGTCCTGGCTCGCCGGCAGCGGAGCCTATGGTGCGTCCAAAGCCGCTATCTGGTCGGTGACCAACTCGCTGCGTGTCGAGTTGGCGTCCCAGGGCACCCAAGTCGTGGGCGTGCATGCCGGTTTCATCGACACGGACATGGTCTCGGATATCCCGATGGAGAAGACGACGCCGGCCGAGGTTGCCAGACGTATCGTGGACGGTCTGGAAGCCGGTGCCGCCGAAGTACTTATCGACGATGTCACGGTCAACGTCAAAGCCGCGCTTTCGGGCCCGGTGGAGAACCTGGCCTTCTCGATGGCGCAGTAG
- the rfbA gene encoding glucose-1-phosphate thymidylyltransferase RfbA, translating into MRGIILAGGSGTRLYPITMGISKQLLPVYDKPMIYYPLTTLMMAGIRDILMITTPHDAAGFHRLLGDGTQFGINLTYAVQERPDGLAQAFVLGADHIGGDSVALVLGDNIFYGPGLGTSLSRFQSISGGAVFAYWVANPSAYGVVEFDAGGLAVSLEEKPATPKSQYAVPGLYFYDNDVVEIAKGLKKSARGEYEITEVNQIYLNQGRLAVEVLARGTAWLDTGTFDSLLDAADFVRTLELRQGLKVSVPEEVAWRLGWIDDEQLAQRGKSLIKSGYGNYLLGLLERG; encoded by the coding sequence ATGCGCGGGATCATCCTGGCCGGCGGTTCGGGCACCCGTCTGTATCCGATCACCATGGGCATCAGCAAGCAGCTGCTCCCGGTTTACGACAAGCCGATGATCTACTACCCGCTGACCACGCTGATGATGGCCGGCATCCGCGACATTCTGATGATCACCACCCCGCACGACGCGGCCGGGTTCCACCGACTCCTCGGTGACGGCACGCAATTCGGGATCAACCTGACCTACGCCGTTCAGGAAAGGCCGGACGGCCTGGCTCAGGCATTCGTGCTGGGTGCCGACCACATCGGCGGCGATTCAGTGGCATTGGTGTTGGGCGACAACATCTTTTACGGGCCTGGGTTGGGTACCAGCCTGAGTCGGTTCCAATCCATCAGTGGCGGAGCGGTTTTCGCGTACTGGGTGGCTAACCCATCGGCCTACGGTGTGGTGGAATTCGACGCAGGTGGCTTGGCAGTCTCGCTGGAGGAGAAACCGGCCACGCCGAAATCGCAATATGCCGTGCCAGGTCTGTACTTCTATGACAACGACGTGGTCGAGATTGCCAAGGGTCTGAAGAAATCCGCGCGTGGTGAGTACGAGATCACCGAGGTGAACCAGATCTACCTGAATCAAGGCCGGCTGGCCGTCGAGGTCCTGGCTCGCGGCACCGCGTGGCTGGACACCGGTACGTTCGATTCCTTGCTGGACGCGGCGGATTTCGTCAGGACGCTGGAGCTACGGCAGGGCCTGAAGGTCAGCGTGCCCGAAGAGGTGGCCTGGCGATTGGGCTGGATCGACGACGAGCAGTTGGCGCAGCGCGGGAAGAGCCTGATCAAGTCCGGCTACGGGAACTACCTACTGGGACTGTTGGAACGCGGGTGA
- a CDS encoding pyridoxal phosphate-dependent aminotransferase — protein sequence MDSDGSMVDVTTHQLPAHTSGHHRQRVFAQSSKLQDVLYEIRGPVHQHAARLEAEGHRILKLNIGNPAPFGFEAPDVIMRDMIQALPYAQGYSDSKGILPARRAVVTRYELVDGFPRFDVDDVYLGNGVSELITMTLQALLDNGDQVLIPAPDYPLWTASTSLAGGTPVHYLCDETQGWQPDIADLESKITERTKALVVINPNNPTGAVYSREILTEMVALARKHQLLLLADEIYDKILYDDAKHINVASLAPDMLCLTFNGLSKAYRVAGYRAGWLAITGPKDHASSFIEGISLLANMRLCPNVPAQHAIQVALGGHQSIEDLVLPGGRLLEQRDVAWNKLNEIPGVSCTKPEGALYAFPRLDPEVYDIADDEQLVLDLLLQEKILVTQGTGFNWPEPDHLRIVTLPWARDLAKAIERLGNFLTSYRQ from the coding sequence GTGGACAGCGATGGGAGCATGGTTGACGTGACTACTCACCAGCTGCCCGCGCACACCTCCGGCCATCACCGGCAGCGCGTGTTCGCTCAGTCGTCCAAGCTGCAAGACGTCCTGTACGAGATCCGCGGGCCCGTACACCAGCACGCCGCCCGGCTGGAGGCCGAAGGGCACCGCATCCTCAAGCTCAACATCGGCAATCCCGCGCCGTTCGGCTTCGAGGCACCCGACGTGATCATGCGCGACATGATCCAGGCGCTGCCCTACGCGCAGGGCTACTCCGATTCCAAGGGCATCCTGCCGGCACGTCGGGCGGTGGTCACCCGCTACGAACTGGTCGACGGATTCCCCCGGTTCGACGTCGACGACGTCTATCTGGGCAATGGGGTTTCCGAGCTCATCACGATGACCCTGCAAGCCTTACTCGACAACGGCGACCAGGTGTTGATTCCCGCACCGGACTACCCGCTGTGGACGGCGTCGACCTCGCTGGCCGGTGGCACGCCGGTGCACTACCTGTGTGACGAGACCCAGGGCTGGCAGCCCGACATCGCCGACCTGGAATCCAAGATCACCGAGCGCACCAAGGCGCTGGTGGTGATCAACCCCAACAACCCGACCGGCGCGGTGTACAGCCGCGAAATCCTTACTGAAATGGTGGCTTTGGCGCGCAAGCATCAACTGCTGCTACTCGCCGACGAGATCTACGACAAAATCCTCTACGACGATGCCAAGCACATCAACGTGGCATCGCTGGCACCAGACATGCTGTGCCTGACGTTCAACGGTCTGTCCAAGGCCTACCGAGTCGCCGGATACCGGGCCGGCTGGCTGGCCATCACCGGTCCCAAGGACCACGCCAGCAGCTTCATCGAGGGAATCAGCTTACTGGCCAACATGCGCCTGTGCCCAAATGTCCCGGCGCAACATGCCATTCAGGTCGCCCTCGGCGGCCACCAGAGCATCGAGGACCTGGTGCTGCCCGGCGGCCGCCTGCTCGAACAGCGTGACGTGGCCTGGAACAAGCTCAACGAAATACCCGGGGTGTCGTGCACCAAGCCGGAGGGCGCGCTATACGCCTTCCCCCGGCTGGACCCCGAGGTCTACGACATCGCCGACGATGAACAACTCGTCCTCGACCTGTTGCTGCAGGAGAAGATCCTCGTCACCCAGGGCACGGGATTCAACTGGCCGGAACCGGATCACCTGCGCATTGTCACTTTGCCGTGGGCACGCGATCTCGCCAAGGCAATCGAACGCCTCGGCAACTTCCTGACCAGTTACCGGCAGTAA
- a CDS encoding PE family protein, with amino-acid sequence MSFLNVAPELVSAAASDVAGIGSILTEANAAAAIPTTEVLAAGADEISAAIAAMFGLHGHAYQVLSAQAASFHDQFMQLLSGNAGAYASAEATNAQAAALDVLNSPFQTLTGRPLIGNGANGATGSGQNGSAGGWLFGDGGAGGSGGPDQRGGNGGAAGLFGNGGAGGAGGFATDPNNGTAGGNGGSGGLLFGNGGVGGSGGAGVNGGIGGNGGAAGTLFGAGGAGGSGGSGSTGLTGGGVGGNGGAGGLFGGGGGIGGAGGFGSFGPGGAGGNGGAGGTLFGDGGVGGTGGGGTTTAGAGGSGGNSGQIFGAGGAGGTGGQSFSPTGPTTAGKGGHGGASGLFGNGGVGGTGGAAFTPNNLGTAIGGNGGAGGNGGSLFGTGGAGGSGGTSFASSSLGAIGGNGGAGGRAGVIGDGGAGGAGGVPGPNGIPGGNGGNGGDAILIGNGGNGGNVGRSGVGTAGLPGAGGVLLGQTGNFGSS; translated from the coding sequence ATGTCATTTCTTAACGTCGCGCCGGAACTGGTGTCTGCGGCGGCATCGGACGTGGCCGGCATCGGATCAATTCTCACCGAGGCCAACGCGGCTGCGGCGATCCCCACAACCGAGGTGCTCGCAGCCGGCGCAGACGAGATTTCCGCGGCCATCGCCGCAATGTTCGGTCTGCACGGGCATGCCTACCAAGTCCTCAGCGCCCAAGCGGCGTCATTTCATGACCAATTCATGCAGTTGCTGAGCGGCAATGCCGGCGCCTACGCCAGCGCCGAAGCGACCAATGCGCAAGCGGCTGCGCTGGACGTGCTGAACTCGCCCTTCCAGACCCTCACCGGGCGGCCGCTGATCGGCAACGGAGCCAACGGGGCCACCGGGAGCGGTCAAAACGGGTCCGCGGGCGGGTGGCTATTCGGCGACGGCGGGGCCGGCGGGTCCGGTGGCCCAGACCAGCGGGGCGGCAACGGCGGCGCGGCCGGTCTGTTCGGCAACGGCGGGGCGGGCGGCGCCGGCGGATTCGCAACGGATCCCAACAACGGCACCGCTGGCGGTAACGGCGGCTCCGGCGGGCTGTTGTTCGGCAACGGCGGCGTCGGCGGTTCCGGCGGCGCCGGAGTCAATGGCGGGATCGGCGGCAACGGCGGCGCCGCCGGCACGCTCTTCGGCGCCGGTGGGGCCGGAGGAAGCGGCGGCAGCGGCAGTACCGGATTGACCGGCGGCGGAGTCGGCGGCAACGGTGGTGCGGGCGGCCTGTTCGGCGGCGGCGGTGGCATCGGCGGCGCCGGTGGCTTTGGCAGCTTCGGGCCAGGCGGAGCAGGCGGCAACGGCGGCGCCGGCGGGACGCTGTTCGGTGACGGCGGAGTCGGCGGGACCGGCGGAGGGGGCACCACCACAGCCGGCGCCGGCGGTAGTGGCGGCAACAGCGGGCAGATTTTCGGAGCCGGTGGAGCCGGCGGTACCGGCGGACAGAGCTTCAGCCCCACCGGACCCACCACCGCGGGCAAGGGAGGCCATGGCGGCGCCAGTGGCCTGTTCGGCAACGGCGGGGTCGGCGGCACCGGCGGCGCCGCCTTCACCCCCAACAACCTTGGGACAGCCATTGGCGGCAACGGCGGTGCCGGCGGTAACGGCGGCAGCCTCTTCGGCACGGGCGGAGCGGGCGGATCCGGCGGAACCTCGTTCGCCAGCAGCAGTCTGGGTGCAATCGGCGGCAATGGCGGCGCCGGCGGCAGGGCGGGAGTGATCGGCGACGGTGGTGCCGGCGGCGCGGGCGGGGTCCCGGGACCGAACGGCATCCCGGGCGGGAATGGCGGCAACGGCGGTGACGCCATCCTGATAGGCAACGGCGGAAACGGCGGCAACGTCGGCAGATCTGGTGTCGGCACCGCGGGTCTCCCCGGCGCCGGCGGGGTACTTCTCGGCCAGACCGGCAACTTCGGATCGTCCTAG
- a CDS encoding nuclear transport factor 2 family protein, translated as MTTSEIATVLAWHDALNSADIETLVSLSSDDIELGDAHGAVQGHDALRRWVSSLTARAELGRMYVHDGIVVVEQQISDRNKPFNASTTASAFRVVHDHVTSVFRHADLSSALAATELTENDRVD; from the coding sequence ATGACCACATCCGAGATTGCCACCGTGCTCGCTTGGCATGACGCCCTGAACAGCGCCGACATCGAGACCCTGGTCAGTTTGTCCAGTGACGACATCGAACTCGGCGACGCGCACGGAGCTGTACAGGGACACGACGCGCTGCGCCGCTGGGTGAGCTCCCTGACAGCCAGGGCCGAGCTGGGCCGGATGTACGTGCACGACGGGATTGTCGTCGTCGAACAGCAGATCAGCGACCGCAACAAGCCCTTCAACGCGTCGACGACCGCCTCGGCATTCCGGGTGGTCCACGACCACGTCACGTCGGTGTTCCGGCACGCGGACCTGTCATCGGCATTGGCGGCGACCGAACTGACCGAGAACGACCGGGTCGACTGA
- a CDS encoding tautomerase family protein: MPLWTIHHTPGIFTDVEKRELATRITDHYEKAGLPRFYVITLFKETRTEDFYVGGEPAPVGIRVVIDHIARHSRDPADRQRIAQWINTILTPLAQAKPDLHWEFHVDETSEELWMINGLVPPPGGSAAEKAWAQANTPSVY; encoded by the coding sequence ATGCCGCTGTGGACGATTCACCATACGCCGGGCATCTTCACCGACGTTGAAAAGCGCGAGTTGGCAACGCGGATCACTGACCACTACGAGAAGGCCGGGCTGCCCCGGTTCTATGTGATCACTTTGTTCAAGGAGACCAGAACCGAGGATTTCTACGTCGGCGGCGAGCCGGCTCCGGTCGGTATCCGCGTCGTCATCGATCACATCGCCCGCCATTCCCGCGATCCGGCAGATCGTCAGCGGATCGCCCAGTGGATCAACACGATACTGACCCCGTTGGCCCAGGCGAAGCCGGATCTGCACTGGGAGTTCCACGTAGACGAAACCAGTGAGGAGCTATGGATGATCAATGGGCTGGTTCCACCGCCGGGCGGTTCAGCGGCCGAAAAGGCTTGGGCCCAAGCCAATACCCCTTCTGTCTACTGA
- a CDS encoding PE domain-containing protein, translating to MSYLVAATESLVAAAADTAGISSSLRAANLAALGPTSTLAAAAGDEVSAAIASLFSGYARDYQALGAQIALSQEQFAHAVRAAAGAYGLAETANASPLRAVPGNVLGAINAPTNLLLGRPLIGDGFNGIPGTGQAGGDGGILWGNGGAGASGGLGQAGGRGGSAGLIGNGGVGGTGGIRGGAGGAGGMGGSLWGSGGAGGTGGVGGGIIAAGPGGIGGRAWSLFGAAGATGNTGTYYPNVMFASPQEAALLLLATPDANFLLIGTDGTNLAKILADPVGTANFHAFMQQSVTSASTIIGHTSFSNPSWTTIQTGVWGETAGVSNNVFTPWTYDDWPTVYNQLEAAYGDEVVTTVIANGTGGIAEIAGAGSHPADHIEFVPQVPGDTDWLATQDLVGQKTRTAISLADPDKGNLIFSYFAGVDHVGHEYGGDSPQYALALRNLDANLGSQTNGGGGILGAVWAWEDANPTEEWTTLVVTDHGHIGPDQFGRGHGFQSPSETATFLIFDQAGNDVRDGFINNSWQILSTTPTIMDAFDIPPLPYMQGAPLTSPVFDGTYVNPDVNLFSVLSADFAAQGYPDPLTDATLVSRTIATSIPYLAYDPIAGIVQSAPSFLQVPVSWIGAGLYQSLNIPAQIWVRLTGVTGNRIIPPILNPFLP from the coding sequence ATGTCCTATCTCGTCGCGGCAACTGAGTCGTTGGTGGCCGCCGCGGCGGATACGGCGGGCATCAGCTCTTCCCTGCGGGCGGCGAACTTGGCGGCGTTAGGTCCGACCAGCACGCTGGCGGCTGCGGCCGGTGACGAGGTGTCGGCGGCGATTGCCTCGCTGTTTTCCGGCTACGCCCGGGACTACCAGGCGCTCGGTGCTCAGATCGCGTTGTCGCAGGAACAGTTTGCCCACGCGGTCCGGGCGGCCGCCGGCGCCTACGGCCTCGCCGAAACGGCCAATGCCAGCCCGCTGCGGGCCGTGCCCGGCAACGTACTGGGTGCGATCAATGCGCCCACGAACTTGTTGTTGGGCCGCCCGCTGATCGGCGACGGGTTCAACGGCATCCCCGGCACCGGGCAAGCGGGCGGCGACGGCGGGATCTTGTGGGGCAACGGCGGCGCGGGCGCCTCCGGTGGCCTGGGTCAAGCGGGAGGCCGCGGCGGTAGTGCCGGATTGATTGGCAACGGTGGCGTCGGTGGCACCGGCGGTATCCGGGGCGGGGCCGGCGGCGCCGGCGGCATGGGCGGGTCGTTGTGGGGCAGTGGCGGAGCCGGCGGCACAGGTGGCGTCGGCGGCGGCATCATCGCCGCCGGGCCCGGCGGGATCGGCGGCCGGGCATGGTCGCTGTTCGGCGCCGCTGGCGCGACCGGCAACACCGGGACGTACTACCCGAACGTGATGTTCGCGTCGCCGCAAGAGGCCGCCCTGCTGCTGCTGGCCACACCGGACGCGAACTTCCTGCTGATCGGCACCGACGGCACCAACCTCGCCAAGATCCTGGCCGATCCCGTGGGGACGGCGAACTTCCACGCCTTCATGCAGCAGAGCGTCACCTCAGCCTCGACGATCATCGGGCACACCAGCTTCTCCAACCCCTCGTGGACGACAATTCAAACCGGGGTGTGGGGCGAAACAGCCGGCGTGAGCAACAACGTTTTCACTCCCTGGACGTATGACGATTGGCCGACCGTCTATAACCAGCTCGAGGCCGCCTATGGCGACGAAGTCGTCACCACGGTCATTGCCAACGGCACCGGGGGCATAGCCGAGATCGCCGGCGCCGGCTCGCATCCCGCCGACCACATCGAATTCGTTCCGCAGGTCCCTGGCGACACGGACTGGCTCGCGACGCAGGACCTCGTGGGCCAGAAGACCCGAACCGCCATTTCGCTGGCCGATCCGGACAAGGGCAATCTCATTTTCTCGTACTTCGCGGGTGTCGATCACGTCGGACATGAATACGGTGGCGACTCGCCGCAGTACGCGCTGGCTCTTCGGAACCTGGACGCCAATCTCGGTTCCCAAACCAACGGCGGGGGCGGCATATTGGGAGCGGTATGGGCATGGGAGGACGCCAACCCCACCGAAGAATGGACCACCCTCGTCGTCACCGACCACGGTCACATCGGGCCCGACCAGTTCGGCCGCGGTCACGGCTTCCAATCACCCAGCGAGACAGCGACATTCCTCATCTTCGATCAAGCCGGCAACGATGTGCGGGACGGGTTCATCAACAACTCGTGGCAGATCCTCAGTACGACGCCCACGATCATGGACGCATTCGACATTCCGCCGCTGCCCTACATGCAGGGTGCACCCCTGACGTCCCCCGTCTTCGACGGAACCTACGTCAATCCCGACGTCAACCTGTTCAGCGTGCTCAGCGCCGACTTCGCCGCACAGGGTTACCCCGATCCCCTGACCGATGCGACCCTCGTGTCGCGAACCATCGCAACCTCGATTCCCTATCTGGCATACGACCCGATAGCCGGCATCGTCCAATCGGCGCCCAGCTTCCTGCAGGTACCGGTCTCCTGGATCGGTGCCGGTCTCTACCAATCGCTCAACATCCCCGCACAGATCTGGGTCCGGCTCACCGGCGTGACCGGCAACAGGATCATCCCCCCGATTCTCAACCCATTCCTTCCCTAG
- a CDS encoding winged helix-turn-helix transcriptional regulator, with product MEFEKKLRDRKKWSIGDECSMAKALDLLSTKTTFLVLRECFYGTTRFEDFVERIGTSAPAVSRAMKQLESAGIITRVPYQEPGRRVRDEYRLTPAGKDLLPVFLSLVQWGDKHLHNGQGPLRFVDAETGRPLGVRVTDEYGATAMDSDGIEIRVNSASKGR from the coding sequence ATGGAGTTCGAGAAGAAGCTGCGCGACCGGAAGAAGTGGTCGATCGGCGATGAATGCTCGATGGCCAAGGCCCTAGACCTGCTGAGCACCAAAACAACGTTTTTGGTGCTGCGCGAATGTTTCTACGGCACAACGCGGTTCGAGGATTTTGTGGAGCGGATCGGCACCTCTGCGCCGGCGGTGTCGCGAGCGATGAAACAACTGGAATCCGCCGGCATCATCACGCGGGTTCCATATCAGGAACCAGGCCGACGGGTTCGCGACGAGTACCGCCTGACACCGGCGGGCAAGGACTTACTACCGGTGTTCCTCTCCCTGGTGCAGTGGGGCGACAAGCACCTGCACAACGGCCAGGGCCCCTTGCGCTTCGTCGATGCCGAAACCGGCCGGCCCCTCGGTGTGCGGGTCACCGATGAATACGGCGCTACGGCAATGGATTCCGATGGCATCGAGATTCGGGTCAACTCCGCGTCCAAAGGGCGGTAG
- a CDS encoding maleylpyruvate isomerase family mycothiol-dependent enzyme, which produces MDYASTYLQETRTFGELIRAADQSTPVPTCPGWTLDQLFRHVGRGDRWAAQIVRDRMDRFLDFRSVEDGRPPADLNGAIAWLNGGAQRLVDAVKVTGADTPVWTFLGPRPANWWIRRRLHENVVHRADAALAVGADFSLDAEVAADGIDEFLERIVIQAGKDGAALPLEGGDTLHLHATDPVLGEAGEWTVAIANGVVAWSHEHGKGTVALRGTATDLLLAMTRRVALADTGIAVFGDEAVWQRWLDRTPL; this is translated from the coding sequence ATGGATTACGCGTCGACCTATCTCCAAGAAACGAGGACTTTCGGCGAACTGATCCGTGCCGCCGACCAATCGACACCGGTGCCGACCTGCCCGGGCTGGACCCTTGATCAGCTGTTCCGGCATGTAGGACGCGGCGACCGCTGGGCCGCGCAGATCGTGCGCGACCGGATGGACAGATTTCTCGATTTCCGCAGCGTCGAAGACGGCAGGCCACCCGCGGATCTCAACGGCGCAATTGCGTGGCTCAACGGTGGCGCGCAGCGACTTGTCGACGCGGTCAAAGTGACCGGCGCCGACACCCCGGTCTGGACGTTCCTCGGGCCCCGGCCGGCCAACTGGTGGATCCGACGTCGTCTGCACGAGAACGTCGTGCATCGAGCCGACGCGGCCCTGGCCGTCGGCGCCGACTTCAGCCTCGATGCGGAGGTGGCGGCCGACGGGATCGACGAGTTCCTGGAACGCATCGTGATCCAGGCCGGGAAAGACGGTGCGGCACTCCCGCTGGAGGGCGGCGACACCCTGCACCTGCACGCGACCGATCCTGTGCTCGGCGAAGCCGGTGAATGGACGGTGGCCATAGCAAACGGCGTCGTCGCCTGGTCACATGAACACGGCAAAGGCACCGTCGCGCTGCGCGGAACGGCTACCGATCTGCTGCTGGCGATGACACGCCGGGTCGCACTCGCCGACACCGGCATCGCAGTATTCGGGGACGAAGCCGTATGGCAGAGATGGCTGGACCGCACGCCTCTCTAG